The window TGTAATCTCTCTAggtcctctgtttcctcatctgtaaaatgagaggattgaaatAAACAGGATCTAAGGTCCATAGTAGCTCTAGTACTATGTTTCCTcattgaagtcccttccagctttagacCCATGACACTGAATGTTGTCTGGGGATTAGAGGGGACTAGACTAATGATCTCTGATGTCACTTATGACTCCATTTCTAGGATGCTCTGTCCCACAATATGATCCTGTAAAAACAAGCAATTTAAACTTTGTCCAGAGTCCTAGAGCTGTTCCAGGTGCCCAGGGTAAACATTAGAACATTTCTAAAATCAGGTATTTTTCactgaatggagaaagaaaaaaagtaagaaacaCATTCCCTATTGACTTCCTTGTCCATAGAGCATACAAAGGTTCCTAAGGTGTTTAAGGTTTTTCTCCTTGGAAGTAGAACAAGGCTTGATGCCACATCCGAAGGGATGCCTGCTTCAGCTTGCTGTATCCCAGAATCAGGATGAAAGAGTGGACTGCAGGATAGAAGCCTGCTAGGACAACTTTCAGCAACTCAGTCAGCCTTTGCTCCAGCACTGAGAATGTTGACAAGATTGTGAAAGAGCCCAAATAGTAGAGAATGATGAGGATGAGGTAGGAGACCATCCATCTCATGGCCCTGATATGGGCATCTCTGCTGGGATCTCTGAAGCCTGTGGCATTAAGCTGCATCTGCTGGGTGTGTCTCCATAACGACAAGATCAATAGGAAACAGGAGATGAGAGATATAAGCAAGAGGGAAAAAGGTCCCATGTAGAACAGGATTTCTACTACTATGAATTGGAGCGTCCCCATTTGGAAATGTCCAGTGTggtttttctctccctttctttccggGTTCCTGAAAAAGTGATCCTTGAATTCACTCCTTGTAGGGAAAATCATCAAGAGGAACATTATTAAGGAACCCAGCAAGATCATCAGGACCACCCTCTTAATTCTCCACTTGAGCCAGAGAAAAAGGGGGTGGGAGAAGTAGGCAATCTTCAAGAAGTAGATGACATTGAGGCAAGTGGCAAGGGAGACACTGGAGTAGTCAGCCACATCCCACAAGTATCCAAGAAACAGGATGTTTTCACTGTTAACAAAAATTTCCTTGTAAAAGATGCTCATCAATCCAATGCCTATCAATATCCAGTGAAGGAAAATTCTGGAGAAGGCCAGACCCGTGAGGATGGAATCCACCAAAGAGAACTTCCTGCTCTTCATCCAGTCTGTGCAGTTCACCAGTACAATGAATAAATTGATCCAAGTCCCCATTATGGTTTCCCCAATAGCCATGATCACACATATATTCTCTGGTACACTTAACATTCTTTCAGAGTCAGCTAATACAATGAACAAATCAATGCAC is drawn from Macrotis lagotis isolate mMagLag1 chromosome 5, bilby.v1.9.chrom.fasta, whole genome shotgun sequence and contains these coding sequences:
- the LOC141489564 gene encoding taste receptor type 2 member 7-like, with protein sequence MAIGETIMGTWINLFIVLVNCTDWMKSRKFSLVDSILTGLAFSRIFLHWILIGIGLMSIFYKEIFVNSENILFLGYLWDVADYSSVSLATCLNVIYFLKIAYFSHPLFLWLKWRIKRVVLMILLGSLIMFLLMIFPTRSEFKDHFFRNPERKGEKNHTGHFQMGTLQFIVVEILFYMGPFSLLLISLISCFLLILSLWRHTQQMQLNATGFRDPSRDAHIRAMRWMVSYLILIILYYLGSFTILSTFSVLEQRLTELLKVVLAGFYPAVHSFILILGYSKLKQASLRMWHQALFYFQGEKP